A window of Saccharomyces paradoxus chromosome XIII, complete sequence contains these coding sequences:
- the SOK2 gene encoding Sok2p (Nuclear protein that negatively regulates pseudohyphal differentiation~similar to YMR016C), with translation MPIGNPVNTNDIKPNHMHQESNMSTVSNSESTIGQSTQQQQQQYLGQSVQPMMPVSYQYVVPEQWPYPQYYQQAQSQSQQQQHPQPQMYQVQESFQSSGSDSNISNLPSTSVGIPSNAAATALPNGSAVSSNSNSSNTVSNNVPYYYYFPQMQAQQSMAYSYPQAYYYYSANGDGTANGTAPCVTSNQAQNSNSENSYSTFEQQQQQQQQQQQQLQAQTYSAQPPKIGNAFTKFSKSGPPSDSSSGSMSPNSNRTSRNSNSISSSVQQPQMSNYPQPSTYQYPGFHKTSSIPNSHSPIPPRSLTTPTQVPPSQNGPLSYNLPQVGLLPPQQQQQVSPLYDGNSITPPVKPPTDQETYLSANRHGMPDQQYDPMAKTMNSFQTTTIRHPMPLIATPNATGSNSSGTSASIIRPRVTTTMWEDEKTLCYQVEANGISVVRRADNDMVNGTKLLNVTKMTRGRRDGILKAEKIRHVVKIGSMHLKGVWIPFERALAIAQREKIADYLYPLFIRDIQSVLKQNNPSNESSSSSSSAGIKSISPRTYYQPLNNYQNSNAPINISAAQLAYSSMNLNNKMIPSNPIPAVNAITAGQKPLSKCPIPNPNHLEGHTIANLQNLSTTMPMKQQLVNNTASPLSYPRNTTMSSVSTLSIAPGNPKPLSPSPTTTNTNQSSEANVGSIHTGITLPRVESESASHSKWSNEADGGNTIPDNQTLKEPRSSQLPISALTSTDIDETRTSTSDEAAHPTEATEVEPVKEPESSKLQVDGGDDVSNEKTAADDTKKQEK, from the coding sequence ATGCCCATCGGTAACCCAGTCAATACGAATGATATCAAGCCCAACCACATGCACCAAGAATCAAATATGAGTACCGTAAGCAATAGCGAAAGTACTATTGGCCAGTCAACccaacagcagcaacaacaatatCTCGGCCAGAGCGTTCAGCCTATGATGCCCGTATCCTACCAATATGTAGTTCCCGAACAGTGGCCCTACCCGCAATATTATCAGCAGGCGCAATCTCAGTctcaacagcagcagcacCCTCAGCCTCAAATGTATCAAGTTCAAGAATCTTTTCAGAGCAGCGGTTCTGACTCAAATATTTCTAATTTACCTTCCACGTCTGTAGGTATTCCATCCAACGCTGCTGCTACTGCACTACCAAATGGTTCTGCAGTTAGCAGCAATAGCAATAGCAGCAATACTGTTAGTAACAATGTACCATACTACTATTATTTCCCACAAATGCAAGCCCAACAATCAATGGCATATTCGTACCCACAGGCGTATTACTATTATTCTGCAAACGGTGATGGCACTGCTAACGGCACAGCACCATGCGTAACTAGTAATCAAGCTCAAAATTCCAATTCAGAAAACAGTTACTCAACCTTtgaacagcaacagcaacagcaacagcaacagcaacagcaactACAAGCTCAAACTTACTCGGCGCAACCACCAAAAATAGGTAATGCTTTCACAAAGTTTAGTAAATCTGGACCACCTTCTGATTCATCCAGTGGGTCCATGTCTCCCAATTCTAATCGTACTAGTCGCAATAGTAATAGTATCTCATCGTCAGTTCAGCAGCCTCAAATGTCAAATTATCCACAACCTTCCACATACCAATACCCCGGATTTCACAAGACCTCCTCAATTCCAAACTCGCATTCTCCAATCCCTCCAAGATCTTTAACAACGCCAACCCAAGTTCCACCCAGTCAAAATGGACCATTAAGCTATAATCTTCCCCAAGTGGGCTTGCTACCGccacagcaacagcaacaggTGAGCCCGTTGTATGATGGAAATTCCATAACTCCACCAGTTAAGCCTCCTACTGACCAAGAAACTTATTTAAGTGCAAACAGACACGGGATGCCAGATCAGCAGTATGATCCAATGGCTAAAACTATGAATTCTTTCCAAACTACCACCATAAGGCACCCCATGCCATTAATAGCTACTCCCAATGCAACAGGTAGTAACAGCAGCGGCACTTCCGCAAGCATAATAAGACCAAGAGTAACAACAACTATGTGGGAGGATGAAAAAACATTATGTTATCAGGTTGAAGCTAATGGGATTTCGGTAGTAAGAAGAGCGGATAACGATATGGTCAATGGTACCAAACTCCTGAACGTAACTAAAATGACAAGAGGTAGAAGAGATGGTATCTTAAAAGCCGAAAAAATTAGGCATGTTGTGAAAATTGGTTCCATGCATTTAAAGGGTGTGTGGATACCGTTTGAGCGTGCCCTAGCAATAGcacaaagagaaaaaattgctgACTATCTTTATCCTTTGTTTATTAGGGATATTCAGAGCGTATTAAAACAGAATAACCCAAGTAATGAGAGcagtagtagtagtagcAGCGCTGGTATCAAATCTATCAGTCCGCGCACCTACTATCAACCTCTTAATAACTATCAAAATTCTAATGCCCCTATAAACATATCTGCTGCCCAATTGGCATATTCCTCAATGAATTTGAACAACAAAATGATACCTAGTAATCCTATCCCAGCTGTAAATGCAATTACTGCGGGCCAAAAACCCTTGAGCAAATGCCCAATTCCTAACCCTAACCACCTCGAAGGACATACCATAGCTAACCTACAAAACCTTTCAACAACAATGCCTATGAAACAACAACTGGTGAATAACACAGCTTCACCGTTATCCTATCCACGCAATACCACAATGAGTTCGGTAAGCACGCTAAGTATTGCACCAGGCAATCCGAAACCCTTGTCACCTTCTCCAACCACAACAAACACAAATCAGTCATCTGAAGCAAATGTGGGGAGTATTCATACAGGAATCACTCTTCCAAGAGTGGAATCCGAATCGGCATCGCATTCCAAATGGTCTAATGAGGCAGATGGCGGGAATACTATACCAGATAATCAAACATTAAAGGAGCCACGATCTAGTCAATTACCGATTTCTGCACTGACTTCAACGGATATTGACGAAACAAGAACAAGCACAAGCGATGAAGCAGCACATCCGACTGAGGCTACCGAAGTGGAACCCGTCAAGGAGCCGGAGTCCTCTAAACTGCAAGTTGATGGAGGTGACGATGTTTCTAACGAAAAAACAGCCGCCGATGAtacaaagaaacaagaaaaatag
- the SPO20 gene encoding Spo20p (Meiosis-specific subunit of the t-SNARE complex~similar to YMR017W) → MGFRKILASKSHHSRHHKSSNGQNHRYTLISNITGSHETKFLSPFRMGNNSGSRRRDRLHLKIKSLRNKIHRQLHPKCLIDDTIVSDGDKYSSYEEPKKDGLASISLKELFPKSNRYQIAEENIEETNSVIHRDLGKFENENDYPQWGNVEYQYNIGNNGHEEDEIVDRLRSEIRSTKLKSVKTTNRTLEKAIEARRTGKRVLQQLSCQSNQLTKIEGNCDMLKIQSNMADRKIDELVHENRSLFALKSPNPFRKKREREKRNQINNLKLKQHQLQQETMKRAQESNKNLAINLTSDYKRHGQEVERQRILKDAQKYQFEADEEDNQMELDLYGNLEQIKAVSGDLKVMAHTFGREFEAQNFRMFDIENNVQQVDGTLQAKQYRLDKVIGKKW, encoded by the coding sequence ATGGGATTCAGAAAAATACTTGCTAGCAAATCACATCACAGTCGCCACCATAAAAGTTCCAATGGGCAAAATCATCGCTATACACTTATTTCCAACATCACGGGGTCCCATgaaacaaaatttttatcgCCCTTTAGGATGGGCAATAACTCAGGAAGTAGAAGACGTGATAGGCTACATTTGAAGATTAAATCCTTAAGGAACAAAATCCACAGACAACTTCACCCAAAATGCTTGATTGATGACACAATTGTAAGTGATGGCGATAAATACAGCTCATACGAGGAGCCCAAAAAGGACGGCCTTGCTTCTATTTCATTAAAAGAGCTTTTTCCAAAGTCCAACAGGTACCAAATTGCTGAGGAAAACAtagaagaaacaaatagCGTTATTCACCGAGACTTAGgcaaatttgaaaatgagaatGACTATCCACAGTGGGGAAACGTAGAATATCAATATAACATCGGGAACAACGGACATGAGGAGGATGAAATAGTTGATAGACTCAGGTCCGAAATTAGAAGCACCAAGTTAAAATCTGTAAAAACAACAAACAGAACACTTGAAAAAGCGATAGAGGCTCGAAGGACGGGGAAAAGAGTACTTCAACAACTAAGTTGCCAAAGTAACCAACTCACTAAGATCGAGGGCAATTGTGACATGCTTAAAATTCAGTCTAATATGGCTGACCGGAAGATTGACGAACTTGTCCATGAAAATAGAAGTTTATTTGCATTAAAGTCACCCAATCCATTCAGGaagaaaagggaaagaGAAAAACGAAACCAGATCAATAATTTGAAGTTAAAGCAACATCAGTTACAGCAGGAAACTATGAAGCGAGCCCAAGAATCGAATAAAAATTTGGCTATAAATCTAACCTCTGACTATAAACGACATGGGCAAGAGGTGGAAAGACAGCGTATTCTTAAGGACGCCCAGAAGTATCAGTTTGAAGCCGATGAAGAGGATAACCAAATGGAACTCGACTTGTATGGGAACCTGGAACAAATAAAAGCGGTGAGTGGTGACCTGAAAGTTATGGCTCACACATTTGGTAGAGAGTTTGAAGCACAAAACTTCCGGATGTTTGATATCGAGAACAATGTTCAGCAGGTGGACGGCACTTTACAAGCCAAGCAGTACAGATTGGATAAAGTGATTGGAAAAAAGTGGTGA